A genomic stretch from Clavelina lepadiformis chromosome 5, kaClaLepa1.1, whole genome shotgun sequence includes:
- the LOC143461223 gene encoding uncharacterized protein LOC143461223 isoform X2: MNSESLYNLGRKKLAWAMFKRLIHEDSIFCSTKLFYQFVSDETWPKPIKLDVLKFFIRILDGCICSKDVPIDHWEIPQHAYHLCNDWYKKLMLRAHVLLRNCTHILMITYTDKTFSPWQVIEQSAHDQLSSRTCDLLVEYAVEGFFLSNKIWQEDVSVKMSKQCQRGYRYAVPQFENWRSGAVSIQVCKTNPDGLNMNTKNNIITHSRQDKLDLDLRQHNGNQLSLGQTVSVLDRELQRIQARNKSRKSPASEDNDVKIAPSIKVEVVAFGSPYFDLFWALMRKSSSHGFTVNTASISLESLSLPVTKSILQNLENPTEILKLNFSHHDPASMLKLKDLLSRITELEQFTFASWTSKITTLTFSETYELWNDVFAKWPHLKHITLSRIRMSFGPANAAGYKVNNPARLPKNLLSLNFSNGCVTTDLLEWLSACSQGNCQLWPITYLLPQMTFSFETCLSRNSDVWKKFLSLIHKPFMAMEKLSFKHCGLVDDQAQDLVDLIHSQKHCSPLNTFVINEPKLTWRFIKRLLLAFLSGFPNKDLTKTATLKRRFPKLQLFSVVLPALATSDASNFMLHQLRTDVTEYVEKNTNDKFTFQVRLDTE; encoded by the exons atgaattcGGAATCTTTGTATAACCTTGGAAGGAAAAAGCTCGCTTGGGCAATGTTTAAACGCTTAATACACGAAGACAGCATATTTTGTTCCACGAAGTTATTCTACCAGTTTGTAAGTGATGAAACCTGGCCGAAGCCTATCAAACTAGATGTACTAAAGTTCTTCATACGTATTTTGGATGGATGTATTTGCAGTAAAGACGTACCAATAGATCATTGGGAAATCCCTCAACATGCTTACCACCTGTGCAATGACTGGTATAAGAAGTTGATGCTTAGGGCTCACGTGTTGTTAAGAAACTGCACTCACATTTTGATGATCACGTATACGGACAAGACGTTTTCACCGTGGCAAGTTATTGAGCAATCTGCTCACGATCAATTAAGTTCACGGACGTGTGATTTGCTGGTTGAATACGCGGTCGAAGGTTTCTTCCTTTCTAATAAAATCTGGCAAGAAGACGTCAGCGTGAAAATGTCAAAGCAGTGCCAGCGGGGTTACCGGTACGCGGTGCCACAATTTGAAAACTGGCGTAGCGGCGCAGTTTCCATTCAAGTCTGTAAAACTAACCCAGATGGATTGAACATGAATACcaaaaacaacattataaCACATAGCAGACAAGATAAATTAGATTTAGACTTACGTCAACACAATGGAAATCAGCTGAGCTTAGGACAAACCGTATCTGTTCTTGATAGGGAACTTCAACGAATCCAGGCAAGAAATAAAAGTAGAAAATCACCTGCTTCAGAAGACAACG ATGTAAAAATTGCGCCTTCTATCAAAGTGGAGGTGGTCGCCTTTGGGTCACcatattttgatttgttttggGCTTTGATGCGAAAATCGTCTTCGCACGGTTTTACCGTAAACACGGCTTCGATCAG TTTGGAAAGCTTGTCTCTGCCTGTGACGAAATCCATTCTTCAGAACTTAGAAAATCCGACCGAGATTCTTAAACTTAACTTCAGTCATCATGACCCTGCATCAATGCTGAAACTTAAGGACTTATTGTCTCGTATAACTGAATTAGAACAATTTACTTTTGCTTCGTGGACTTCAAAAATAACTACACTTACCTTCTCTGAG ACCTACGAGTTATGGAATGACGTTTTCGCCAAATGGCCTCACCTGAAGCACATAACGCTAAGCCGGATACGAATGTCTTTTGGCCCAGCAAATGCTGCTGGTTACAAGGTGAACAACCCGGCACGTCTACCAAAGAATTTGCTGTCGTTGAACTTTTCAAATGGGTGTGTCACAACAGATCTGTTGGAGTGGTTGTCTGCTTGTAGTCAAGGGAACTGTCAATTATGGCCAATCACGTACTTGTTGCCTCAGATGACGTTTTCCTTTGAAACTTGCCTTTCGAGGAACTCAGACGTGTGGAAGAAGTTTCTTTCTCTTATTCACAAACCTTTCATGGCCATGGAAAAGCTCAGCTTCAAGCATTGCGGTTTGGTGGATGACCAAGCCCAGGATTTGGTCGATTTGATCCATTCGCAAAAGCATTGCAGCCCGTTAAACACATTTGTAATAAATGAACCGAAATTAACATGGAGGTTCATCAAAAGACTGTTACTCGCTTTTTTATCGGGGTTCCCGAACAAAGATTTGACGAAAACTGCAACTCTAAAGCGTAGATTTCCTAAGCTCCAGCTGTTTTCGGTCGTTCTTCCTGCACTAGCGACCAGCGATGCCAGCAACTTTATGCTGCATCAGTTGAGAACTGATGTAACAGAATATGttgaaaaaaacacaaatgataAGTTTACATTCCAAGTGCGATTAGACACTGAGTGA
- the LOC143461223 gene encoding uncharacterized protein LOC143461223 isoform X1, giving the protein MNSESLYNLGRKKLAWAMFKRLIHEDSIFCSTKLFYQFVSDETWPKPIKLDVLKFFIRILDGCICSKDVPIDHWEIPQHAYHLCNDWYKKLMLRAHVLLRNCTHILMITYTDKTFSPWQVIEQSAHDQLSSRTCDLLVEYAVEGFFLSNKIWQEDVSVKMSKQCQRGYRYAVPQFENWRSGAVSIQVCKTNPDGLNMNTKNNIITHSRQDKLDLDLRQHNGNQLSLGQTVSVLDRELQRIQARNKSRKSPASEDNEDVKIAPSIKVEVVAFGSPYFDLFWALMRKSSSHGFTVNTASISLESLSLPVTKSILQNLENPTEILKLNFSHHDPASMLKLKDLLSRITELEQFTFASWTSKITTLTFSETYELWNDVFAKWPHLKHITLSRIRMSFGPANAAGYKVNNPARLPKNLLSLNFSNGCVTTDLLEWLSACSQGNCQLWPITYLLPQMTFSFETCLSRNSDVWKKFLSLIHKPFMAMEKLSFKHCGLVDDQAQDLVDLIHSQKHCSPLNTFVINEPKLTWRFIKRLLLAFLSGFPNKDLTKTATLKRRFPKLQLFSVVLPALATSDASNFMLHQLRTDVTEYVEKNTNDKFTFQVRLDTE; this is encoded by the exons atgaattcGGAATCTTTGTATAACCTTGGAAGGAAAAAGCTCGCTTGGGCAATGTTTAAACGCTTAATACACGAAGACAGCATATTTTGTTCCACGAAGTTATTCTACCAGTTTGTAAGTGATGAAACCTGGCCGAAGCCTATCAAACTAGATGTACTAAAGTTCTTCATACGTATTTTGGATGGATGTATTTGCAGTAAAGACGTACCAATAGATCATTGGGAAATCCCTCAACATGCTTACCACCTGTGCAATGACTGGTATAAGAAGTTGATGCTTAGGGCTCACGTGTTGTTAAGAAACTGCACTCACATTTTGATGATCACGTATACGGACAAGACGTTTTCACCGTGGCAAGTTATTGAGCAATCTGCTCACGATCAATTAAGTTCACGGACGTGTGATTTGCTGGTTGAATACGCGGTCGAAGGTTTCTTCCTTTCTAATAAAATCTGGCAAGAAGACGTCAGCGTGAAAATGTCAAAGCAGTGCCAGCGGGGTTACCGGTACGCGGTGCCACAATTTGAAAACTGGCGTAGCGGCGCAGTTTCCATTCAAGTCTGTAAAACTAACCCAGATGGATTGAACATGAATACcaaaaacaacattataaCACATAGCAGACAAGATAAATTAGATTTAGACTTACGTCAACACAATGGAAATCAGCTGAGCTTAGGACAAACCGTATCTGTTCTTGATAGGGAACTTCAACGAATCCAGGCAAGAAATAAAAGTAGAAAATCACCTGCTTCAGAAGACAACG aaGATGTAAAAATTGCGCCTTCTATCAAAGTGGAGGTGGTCGCCTTTGGGTCACcatattttgatttgttttggGCTTTGATGCGAAAATCGTCTTCGCACGGTTTTACCGTAAACACGGCTTCGATCAG TTTGGAAAGCTTGTCTCTGCCTGTGACGAAATCCATTCTTCAGAACTTAGAAAATCCGACCGAGATTCTTAAACTTAACTTCAGTCATCATGACCCTGCATCAATGCTGAAACTTAAGGACTTATTGTCTCGTATAACTGAATTAGAACAATTTACTTTTGCTTCGTGGACTTCAAAAATAACTACACTTACCTTCTCTGAG ACCTACGAGTTATGGAATGACGTTTTCGCCAAATGGCCTCACCTGAAGCACATAACGCTAAGCCGGATACGAATGTCTTTTGGCCCAGCAAATGCTGCTGGTTACAAGGTGAACAACCCGGCACGTCTACCAAAGAATTTGCTGTCGTTGAACTTTTCAAATGGGTGTGTCACAACAGATCTGTTGGAGTGGTTGTCTGCTTGTAGTCAAGGGAACTGTCAATTATGGCCAATCACGTACTTGTTGCCTCAGATGACGTTTTCCTTTGAAACTTGCCTTTCGAGGAACTCAGACGTGTGGAAGAAGTTTCTTTCTCTTATTCACAAACCTTTCATGGCCATGGAAAAGCTCAGCTTCAAGCATTGCGGTTTGGTGGATGACCAAGCCCAGGATTTGGTCGATTTGATCCATTCGCAAAAGCATTGCAGCCCGTTAAACACATTTGTAATAAATGAACCGAAATTAACATGGAGGTTCATCAAAAGACTGTTACTCGCTTTTTTATCGGGGTTCCCGAACAAAGATTTGACGAAAACTGCAACTCTAAAGCGTAGATTTCCTAAGCTCCAGCTGTTTTCGGTCGTTCTTCCTGCACTAGCGACCAGCGATGCCAGCAACTTTATGCTGCATCAGTTGAGAACTGATGTAACAGAATATGttgaaaaaaacacaaatgataAGTTTACATTCCAAGTGCGATTAGACACTGAGTGA